One genomic window of Sulfuricurvum sp. includes the following:
- a CDS encoding nucleotidyl transferase AbiEii/AbiGii toxin family protein, translating to MYEFIKLPKSDREAAFRIASTYTGYPAHVVEKDFWVTYLLDTLFNRLTHTHRLMFKGGTSLSKCYKLIERFSEDIDLSLNMEDLGFGGDKAPHEIAKLPESKKKAEKAVELLKLAGEAFLRDTLLPMLSDQITADIGSAKEWSLSIDPNNPENILFLYPKSLNTSEYGDQYVKPVVLIESGTKAAHEPIERVEIKAFIEDAIAEIKTSCEVNVLSPKRTFWEKATILHAENNINKPDRVKERLSRHLYDLVMLYRSDIGKEALKDTDLLAKVAEHKKFYFRSGAANYDDAKPGTLKIVPHYAILQAFKQDYEKMGSMFSGEILSFDAIISELTQLENSINSFVSE from the coding sequence GTGTATGAATTTATAAAACTCCCAAAATCTGATCGTGAAGCAGCCTTTCGCATTGCTTCAACGTATACCGGTTATCCTGCACATGTAGTGGAAAAAGACTTTTGGGTAACCTATCTGCTTGATACCCTCTTTAATCGCTTGACACATACACATCGATTGATGTTCAAAGGGGGAACTTCCCTCTCAAAGTGCTACAAACTGATTGAGCGGTTTTCCGAAGACATCGATCTATCTCTAAATATGGAAGATCTTGGATTCGGCGGAGACAAAGCTCCACATGAAATTGCTAAGTTACCAGAGAGTAAAAAGAAAGCTGAAAAAGCGGTTGAACTGCTCAAGTTGGCTGGCGAAGCATTTTTGAGAGATACCCTATTACCTATGCTTTCAGATCAAATCACAGCAGATATTGGATCAGCCAAAGAATGGAGTTTATCGATTGACCCAAATAACCCTGAAAATATTTTATTCCTCTACCCTAAATCTCTGAACACTAGTGAATACGGTGATCAGTATGTTAAACCGGTTGTTCTGATCGAGAGCGGAACCAAAGCGGCGCATGAACCGATCGAGCGTGTTGAAATCAAAGCGTTTATTGAGGATGCAATCGCTGAGATAAAAACATCATGTGAGGTTAATGTTCTTTCTCCAAAACGAACCTTCTGGGAAAAAGCGACTATTCTTCATGCGGAGAATAATATCAACAAACCTGATCGTGTCAAAGAGCGTCTCAGCCGTCATCTTTATGATCTAGTGATGCTCTATCGAAGTGATATCGGCAAAGAGGCCTTGAAAGATACAGACTTATTGGCAAAAGTAGCCGAACACAAAAAGTTTTATTTCCGATCCGGTGCAGCTAATTATGATGATGCCAAGCCGGGAACTTTAAAAATCGTTCCGCATTATGCGATTCTTCAAGCTTTTAAACAAGACTATGAAAAAATGGGAAGTATGTTTTCGGGAGAAATCCTTTCATTTGACGCCATAATCAGTGAACTAACACAACTAGAAAATAGTATCAATAGTTTCGTATCCGAATAA